The Cloeon dipterum chromosome X, ieCloDipt1.1, whole genome shotgun sequence genome includes a window with the following:
- the LOC135947013 gene encoding uncharacterized protein LOC135947013: protein MVYKSGISIKNELRGTKQLVQELAAKVNLSITEIHLLRNEFGTLKKEQTNLKDDLEKFERELTHPNSPTNSRIRELANRLLANQNSLTSKIDGTRIAIKTLKNEQDTLKGEVSDAKQQFRNQLQQLNAKLLELMKQKRWAVFTLENGKTYHFSLQKNTWDMAKKICEEKGMRLASPKTQEEISLLHQKLTELEPESGFWLSASDAANKGVEYQWLDGEVLPLNSSLWEKERLADDVGRGSASCVFIRKVLEDKLYKEKCTDFTNFICEMQ, encoded by the exons ATGGTTTATAAATCTGGGATCAGTATAAAG AATGAGTTGAGAGGGACAAAGCAACTTGTGCAGGAGCTTGCAGCAAAAGTCAACCTTTCAATAACAGAG ATCCACTTGTTGCGAAATGAGTTTGGAACCCTGAAAAAAGAGCAGACTAATTTGAAg GACGACTTGGAGAAATTCGAAAGAGAGCTGACGCATCCG aaCTCACCTACTAATAGCCGTATTCGTGAGTTGGCAAACCGATTGCTGGCTAACCAAAATAGTTTGACTTCAAAG ATTGATGGGACACGAATCGCaataaaaacactaaaaaacgAGCAGGACACATTAAAG GGTGAAGTTAGCGACGCAAAGCAACAGTTTAGGAACCAGCTCCAGCAATTGAATGCAAAG tTGCTGGAGTTAATGAAGCAAAAAC GGTGGGCCGTGTTTACgctggaaaatggaaaaacgtATCATTTTTCGTTGCAAAAA AATACATGGGACATGGCGAAGAAAATCTGCGAGGAGAAAGGAATGCGTCTTGCTAGTCCGAAAACTCAGGAAGAAATCAGTCTTTTGCATCAGAAACTGACAGAGCTGGAGCCAG AATCTGGTTTTTGGCTTTCTGCGTCTGATGCGGCAAACAAAGGCGTAGAATATCAGTGGCTGGACGGAGAGGTGCTGCCGCTCAACAGTTCCTTGTGGGAAAAGGAAAGGTTAGCAGACGACGTCGGAAGGGGCTCTGCATCCTGTGTTTTCATCAGGAAAGTGCTTGAAGATAAATTGTACAAGGAAAAATGCACCGACTTTACCAATTTCATTTGCGagatgcaataa
- the LOC135946814 gene encoding N-acetylglucosamine-6-sulfatase-like codes for MLQPLLISLLFVSGFIQIFARPENIILILTDDQDLVKTGYTALPKTKLLLGDSGSTFTNAFATTPVCCPSRSSILTGRYLHNHRVLNNSISGGCASDKWREDFENNATFATHLKKQGYKTFYAGKYLNQYGKKNADVPKGWDWWFGLQGNSRYQNYTLSENGTWRSYGDRPEDYLTDVIAERALEFLNQGQLQNTPFLMVLATPAAHDPFTPAEKYKGRFARSQLPKGADFNAFNQGKHWLVQMPPLTLSNETISKIEEIYRHRLETLLSVDDLVEQIVSKLEQLQLLERTNLVFTSDHGYHLGQFAMPWDKRQPYDFDIRVPFLIRGPRIPKKKTFEQPILLTDLAPTFLQIAGIEDDSGMDGISLFKSIELEKMNRSFLIEFNGESHEDSVSPDCPEEFREKGQFFECNLDNACKCQDVRNNTYACVRHISNKCSFIFCHFDDDEDFEEFYDLNSDALQLRNVADNLQPHFLQFYRKSLKKLQLCSGKECKESGWKKVLCPDFGTD; via the exons ATGCTGCAACCTTTATTGATTTCTTTGCTGTTTGTCTCGGGATTCATCCAAATTTTTGCTCGaccagaaaatataattttgatccTCACCGATGACCAAGATTTGGTGAAAACGGGATAC aCTGCTTTGCCCAAGACGAAATTGTTGCTGGGAGATTCCGGAAGCACCTTCACCAATGcg tttgcAACGACGCCAGTGTGTTGTCCAAGCCGTTCTTCCATTCTGACAGGCCGCTATTTGCACAATCACAGAGTGTTGAACAACTCTATTTCCGGAGGATGCGCCAGCGATAAGTGGAGAGAAGACTTTGAAAACAACGCAACGTTCGCGACGCACCTCAAGAAGCAGGGGTACAAAACGTTTTACGcaggcaaatatttaaatcag tACGGCAAGAAAAATGCTGATGTGCCGAAAGGGTGGGACTGGTGGTTCGGCCTGCAGGGAAACTCTCGCTACCAGAATTACACGCTCTCCGAAAACGGCACCTGGCGCAGTTACGGCGATCGTCCTGAGGACTACCTGACTGATGTCATTGCCGAGCGAGCGCTCGAGTTCCTGAACCAGGGCCAACTGCAAAACACACCCTTCCTGATGGTACTCGCCACCCCTGCGGCGCACGACCCTTTCACCCCTGCCGAAAAATACAAAGGGCGCTTTGCTAGGAGCCAATTGCCGAAAGGAGCCGATTTCAACGCTTTTAATCAG GGAAAGCATTGGCTAGTGCAAATGCCTCCGCTCACCTTGTCAAACGAGACTATCTCGAAAATTGAAGAGATTTACAGGCACAGATTGGAAACCCTGCTCTCAGTGGACGATCTCGTGGAGCAGATTGTCTCGAAATTGGAGCAGTTGCAGCTTTTGGAAAGGACCAATTTGGTGTTCACCTCAGACCATGGATACCACTTGG GCCAGTTTGCGATGCCGTGGGACAAACGCCAGCCGTACGACTTCGACATTCGAGTTCCATTTTTGATCCGCGGCCCTCGCATCCCCAAGAAGAAGACTTTTGAGCAGCCCATTCTGCTGACTGACCTGGCGCCGACCTTTTTGCAAATCGCCGGAATCGAGGATGACAGTGGCATGGACGGAATTTCCTTATTtaaatcgatcgagttggaaaAGATGAACAGGTCGTTTCTCATTGAATTCAACGGCGAGTCGCACGAGGATTCTGTTTCTCCAGACTGCCCTGAGGAATTCCGAGAAAAAGGGCAGTTCTTT GAGTGCAATCTGGATAACGCCTGCAAATGCCAGGACGTGCGGAATAACACTTACGCTTGCGTCCGGCACATTTCAAACaaatgcagttttattttctgtcactttgatgatgatgag gACTTTGAGGAGTTTTATGATCTGAATTCGGACGCCCTTCAGTTGAGAAACGTCGCTGATAATCTTCAACCGCATTTTCTGCAGTTTTATCGGAAGTCTCTTAAGAAATTGCAGTTGTGTTCAGGGAAGGAATGCAAAGAGAGCGGATGGAAGAAAGTCTTGTGTCCTGACTTCGGAACAGATTAA
- the Bet1 gene encoding BET1 homolog: MRRAHANQSYSFQPHSPVEEENEQMTDQLQDKIGALRSLCIEMGTEVKYHNKLLTDINDDMEHSRGFLGKTMDRVLRLGKGSHNYHLVYLFLFCIFVFFLLWIILKFR; the protein is encoded by the exons ATGAGGAGAGCTCATGCTA accAATCCTATTCATTCCAACCCCATTCGCCCGTCGAGGAGGAAAATGAGCAGATGACGGACCAGCTGCAAGACAAAATTGGGGCACTTCGATcg CTCTGCATAGAAATGGGCACAGAAGTGAAATACCACAACAAACTGCTGACTGATAta AACGACGACATGGAGCATTCTCGGGGCTTCCTCGGCAAAACGATGGACAGAGTGCTTCGCCTGGGCAAGGGCAGCCACAACTACCATCTTGTTTACCTTTTCCTCTTCTgtattttcgtgtttttcctGCTGTGGATCATCCTCAAGTTCAGATGA